The following coding sequences lie in one Apium graveolens cultivar Ventura chromosome 1, ASM990537v1, whole genome shotgun sequence genomic window:
- the LOC141712392 gene encoding uncharacterized protein LOC141712392, producing MWNHEKNNKSYPNKPPIFSLCCKNGQVVLDKEKQPPEPLATLLTGGVHFKYFKQNIRFYNCMFVMSSTGGKIDHSINRDGAPYCFKVQGVNYHNIGSLVPTDDNTPKFCQLYIYDIDDEINNRINTVNGGRDAVNEEIVQSLLHMLDEHNMLVKGFRMARERVRQNAIDEFKLVMISSSCRDTVIDSRVDRLQRIFGTDPRFMQLQYPLLFPHGDIGYYREIPLNRLVKHSKRDIEVTESEDHDEKGARKYITMREFYNYKLKIRLSEGLIPHLGGRLWQQYVVDAFTAIEQDAMQKGDRNPSNIGKVIILPASFTRSKHYMTQYFKDSLVICRTLGHPSLFLTMFTNTKWPEIQGILKHMSGVDVADAPDVVARVFKMKPDDRPKTTKQIDNMVSAEIPDPKVDPVGYNAMSNYMIHGPCGPDYTKSLCMVKGNCIKHFSKRYNSHTFFDECGFPIYKRRRTGITINNKGVNLDNRFVVPFNRDLLVHFQCHMNLEICNNSRSLKNLFKYCLKGHDTTTMCLRKTRTSTSATIPKKHQKVRLMRKKGSRSFEDLKAVNGHIHEIFKEACAALGLLQNDNQWHEAIVDNSHTSLPPQLRAMFVNILAYSPISDPLRLWEANWQCMSDDILIIRRHMLNDPHLYLLDEDLKNYALAEIEKLFNDIGKSLKDYATMPFLSEVYFSNAVNILLQEETSYDKEELKILHEKNHGMLNPEQKNVYDSIIQNIYNKAGGVFFVYGSGGCGNTFMWQTLCYRLRSEGKIVFHVASCGIAAVLLPAGRTAHSRFHIPLKLDQDSTAGIIHGTDIAELIQQTDLII from the exons ATGTGGAATCACGAAAAAAACAATAAGAGTTATCCTAATAAGCCACCAATATTTTCTCTTTGTTGTAAAAATGGTCAAGTCGTACTGGATAAGGAGAAACAGCCTCCTGAACCTCTGGCTACTCTCCTTACTGGTGGTGTTCATTTTAAGTATTTCAAACAAAATATAAGGTTTTACAATTGCATGTTTGTCATGAGCTCTACTGGAGGAAAGATTGACCATTCAATAAACAGAGATGGTGCGCCATATTGCTTCAAGGTCCAAGGTGTTAATTACCACAATATAGGAAGTCTGGTCCCAACTGACGATAACACTCCAAAGTTTTGTCAGCTTTATATCTATGACATAGATGACGAAATCAACAACAGGATCAATACAGTTAATGGTGGCAGGGATGCTGTTAATGAAGAAATTGTACAATCTTTGTTGCATATGTTGGATGAGCATAACATGTTGGTTAAAGGTTTTCGTATGGCTCGCGAAAGGGTTAGGCAAAATGCAATAGATGAGTTTAAATTGGTTATGATTTCATCGA GCTGTCGAGATACTGTCATTGATTCTAGAGTTGACAGATTACAGAGGATTTTTGGGACCGATCCACGTTTCATGCAACTTCAATATCCATTACTTTTCCCTCACGGAGATATTGGATATTACCGTGAGATCCCATTAAATAGACTTGTGAAGCATTCTAAGAGAGACATAGAAGTTACCGAATCTGAAGATCATGACGAAAAAGGTGCTAGAAAGTATATTACAATGAGAgagttttataattataaactaAAGATACGTCTTTCAGAAG GTTTGATACCACATCTTGGAGGTCGTTTATGGCAGCAATATGTTGTGGATGCTTTCACCGCAATTGAGCA AGATGCAATGCAAAAGGGAGATAGAAATCCATCCAATATTGGTAAAGTAATCATTCTTCCCGCTTCATTCACCAGAAGTAAGCACTATATGACTCAGTATTTTAAAGATTCATTAGTAATATGTCGAACTTTAGGACATCCTTCATTGTTCCTTACTATGTTCACTAATACAAAATGGCCCGAAATTCAGGGCATATTAAAACATATGTCTGGCGTTGATGTTGCTGATGCACCTGATGTTGTAGCCAGAGTCTTTAAAATGAAG CCCGACGATAGACCTAAAACAACTAAGCAAATTGATAATATGGTATCAGCTGAAATTCCCGATCCAAAAGTTGATCCAGTCGGATATAATGCCATGAGCAATTATATGATCCACGGACCATGTGGTCCTGATTATACTAAATCTCTATGCATGGTCAAAGGCAACTGCATAAAGCATTTTTCTAAGCG GTATAATTCTCATACATTTTTTGATGAGTGTGGATTCCCCATATATAAAAGAAGGAGGACTGGAATTACCATTAATAATAAGGGGGTCAATCTTGATAATCGCTTTGTTGTCCCATTCAATCGCGATCTTTTGGTGCATTTTCAATGTCACATGAATCTAGAGATTTGCAATAATTCAAGATCATTAAAGAACCTTTTCAAATACTGTCTAAAGGGTCATGACACGACAACAATGTGTTTGAGGAAAACACGTACTAGTACTTCTGCAACAATCCCAAAAAAGCACCAAAAGGTCCGATTGATGAG GAAGAAAGGTTCCAGGTCTTTTGAAGATCTTAAAGCTGTTAATGGACACATCCACGAAATATTCAAGGAAGCATGTGCGGCCCTTGGTCTTCTACAAAATGATAACCAATGGCATGAAGCAATTGTCGATAACTCCCATACATCATTGCCTCCACAATTACGTGCAATGTTTGTCAATATTTTAGCATATAGTCCTATTTCAGATCCACTTAGACTTTGGGAAGCTAATTGGCAATGTATGTCAGACGATATTCTCATCATCAGGCGACATATGCTTAATGATCCTCATCTATACCTATTAGACGAAGATTTGAAGAATTATGCACTTGCAG AAATTGAAAAATTGTTTAATGACATCGGGAAGAGTTTGAAGGACTACGCGACAATGCCATTTCTAAGTGAAGTTTATTTTAGCAATGCTGTTAACATACTACTCCAAGAAGAAACTTCATATGATAAAGAAGAACTGAAAATTTTACATGAAAAGAATCATGGAATGCTCAACCCTGAACAGAAGAACGTTTACGATTCTATCAtacaaaatatttataataaGGCAGGTGGTGTTTTCTTTGTATATGGAAGTGGAGGATGCGGCAATACATTTATGTGGCAGACATTATGTTATCGCCTTCGTTCAGAAGGAAAGATTGTGTTTCATGTTGCCTCATGTGGAATAGCAGCTGTATTGTTGCCTGCTGGTAGAACTGCACATTCAAGATTCCATATTCCTTTGAAACTTGATCAGGACAGTACAGCCGGAATCATACATGGAACCGATATTGcagaattaatccaacaaacTGATTTGATCATTTGA